The segment GAAGCGGAACATCAGAAAGCCCGCCAACAGCCACTGCCAGCCATCGGGCACCAGCCACAGCGTAATCCACATGCCGACCATTTCGTCCCAGACGATGCCTTCATGATCATGCACGCGCAAGTCATTGGCCACCTTGCCGCACAGCCAAAAGCCGAACAGCATGGTGATACCCAGTACCAGCCAGTAGCCCCAATCGGGCAGCATCTGCCAGAGCGGAATGAAGGGTATCGCCACCAGCGAGCCCCAGGTGCCAGGCGCCTTGGGCAAGGTGCCGGAGCCGAACCCGAACGCGATGAAGTGCCAA is part of the Pseudomonas parafulva genome and harbors:
- a CDS encoding phosphatidylglycerophosphatase A, producing MTDHPNQVPAEFVPPSVWRNPWHFIAFGFGSGTLPKAPGTWGSLVAIPFIPLWQMLPDWGYWLVLGITMLFGFWLCGKVANDLRVHDHEGIVWDEMVGMWITLWLVPDGWQWLLAGFLMFRFFDILKPWPIRWIDRHVHGGVGIMLDDVLAGVFAWLGMQVLVWAVA